A single genomic interval of Malania oleifera isolate guangnan ecotype guangnan chromosome 11, ASM2987363v1, whole genome shotgun sequence harbors:
- the LOC131167810 gene encoding uncharacterized protein LOC131167810 encodes MAASDWEDDWELCNDDGFVYKRKKRRLHDLPTTSAAPPPLPDPRAEERHRRERKKRTLLRLLDRYRSEIHRWENLSNNLRAMQEKVQQQQQQQQQQQQQQQQRQRELKQAELPSPSPSAGSQELDGRTLVDDLLLQAEAKEAIIDNVSNLCDVAESMCNAQEDQMKQYFFDLPVWGSPRELMASLCDN; translated from the exons ATGGCCGCGTCGGATTGGGAAGACGATTGGGAGCTCTGCAACGACGACGGCTTCGTCTACAAGCGCAAGAAGCGCCGCCTCCACGACCTCCCCACCACCTCCGCCGCTCCGCCGCCCCTGCCGGATCCACGAGCAGAGGAGAGGCACCGGAGGGAGCGCAAGAAGAGGACCCTTCTTAGGCTCCTGGACAGGTACCGAAGCGAGATCCACCGGTGGGAGAATTTGTCAAACAACTTGCGTGCAATGCAAGAGAAAGtccaacagcagcagcagcagcagcaacaacaacaacaacaacagcagcaACGACAAAGAGAGTTGAAGCAAGCCGAGTTGCCGTCTCCTTCGCCATCGGCGGGTTCGCAGGAGCTCGATGGCCGGACGCTCGTCGACGATCTACTATTGCAG GCAGAAGCCAAGGAAGCCATTATTGACAATGTTTCGAATTTATGCGACGTCGCGGAATCCATGTGCAATGCTCAAGAGGACCAGATGAAGCAATATTTCTTTGATCTTCCGGTCTGGGGGTCACCACGAGAGCTCATGGCATCGCTCTGTGATAACTGA
- the LOC131167811 gene encoding glucuronokinase 1-like, producing MMDRKAGAPAPEGAIEHKANARVGLLGNPSDVYFGRVISFSFANFWASVRLEPSADLVIRPHPTHDLVHFDSLHHLVSRLQNEGYYGGVRLLMAICKVFHNYCKDNKIDLRGGNFTLSYETNIPRQTGLSGSSAIVCAALNCLLDFYEVRHLIKVEVRPNLILDAEKELGIVAGLQDRVAQVYGGLVYMDFSKERMDGLGHGIYTPLDISLLPPLHLIYAENPSDSGKVHSTVRQRWLNGDEFIKSSMAEVANIALEGRNALLEKDHSKLANLMNHNFNLRRNMFGDDVLGALNIEMVEVARRVGAASKFTGSGGAVIAFCPDGPSQVKALEEACKKAGFIVLPVKVVPSRLNDIDLKTLSSK from the exons ATGATGGATCGGAAAGCAGGGGCTCCGGCACCAGAGGGCGCGATCGAGCACAAGGCGAATGCCAGGGTTGGTCTTCTGGGAAACCCCAGCGACGTCTACTTCGGCCGTGTCATCTCCTTCAGCTTCGCCAACTTCTGGGCTTCCGTTCGCTTGGAGCCCTCCGCCGATCTCGTCATCCGGCCGCACCCTACCCACGATCTCGTCCACTTCGACTCCCTCCACCATCTC GTGAGTCGATTGCAAAATGAAGGTTATTATGGAGGTGTACGCTTGCTGATGGCAATTTGTAAAGTGTTTCATAATTATTGCAAAGACAACAAGATTGATCTCCGTGGAGGGAATTTCACTCTATCATATGAAACTAATATCCCTCGGCAG ACGGGGCTTTCAGGTTCCAGCGCAATTGTATGTGCTGCCCTCAACTGCCTCCTTGACTTTTATGAagttaggcatttaattaaagtAGAGGTCAGGCCCAACCTTATCCTTGATGCAGAGAAGGAACTTGGAATAGTTGCTGGTCTGCAGGATCGGGTTGCACAGGTTTATGGAGGCCTTGTTTACATG GATTTTAGCAAGGAACGCATGGATGGATTAGGCCATGGCATCTACACACCCCTGGATATTAGTCTTCTCCCTCCGCTGCATCTCATCTATGCTGAAAATCCTAGTGATTCTGGGAAG GTACACAGTACAGTAAGGCAGAGGTGGCTTAATGGAGATGAGTTCATAAAATCATCAATGGCAGAGGTTGCGAATATAGCATTAGAAGGACGGAATGCATTGCTTGAGAAAGACCATTCAAAGCTTGCAAACCTCATGAACCATAATTTCAACCTTCGGAG GAATATGTTTGGTGATGATGTGCTTGGCGCTTTAAACATAGAGATGGTGGAGGTGGCACGAAGAGTGGGTGCTGCATCAAAGTTTACAGGAAGCGGAGGAGCGGTGATCGCATTCTGCCCCGATGGTCCCTCTCAAGTAAAGGCTCTGGAGGAGGCTTGTAAAAAAGCTGGTTTTATTGTTCTGCCCGTCAAGGTTGTTCCTTCACGCCTAAATGATATTGATCTCAAAACCCTCTCATCAAAGTAG